The following are encoded in a window of Bdellovibrionales bacterium genomic DNA:
- a CDS encoding response regulator: MDKSSLFHFLLRQFGTQFGVILLIASSVYYFQGNTSKEDLYSLAMLMQTRQAVEQANFLSQQYLNSGKVKDLDEYNKSIVQMGKVVSELADGLKKFPDHQKKFAEIQKKTRVYFVAMNERLEKRQRSGVGHGDREIANADGLNEVLNLIDVMNRDIRDNTLQPLTVAGKTYPLSLWYYLVGMVIAVYSILMSYRFQTALQEEQKKDISDLKIQSILLDGILNSISEALVVVDDQGRFTRYNTAAQRIIGNKTKSISSEQDAQDFGFFDVNTMQQLSVNELPFARALRGEQVEDLEIMVHNEANPQGMYISISSRYLRDIDGSIHGALAVFRDISRRKATEQEWLRARESALETARKKSDFLAAMSHEIRTPMNGVIGMSTLLAETKMTEEQKDYVGTIKRSAEALLRLINDILDHSKIEAGKIQINPRPFDLRQMCEDIMELFHPAVREKNIGLEISYLGREEWAFVADPERLRQILVNLIGNAVKFTEKGYVRVVVECQKSYAGKSSLKFSVTDTGAGLSEEESQLLFQKYVQTKSGMKFGGTGLGLSICRQLVELMGGQIGLSSKLGLGSTFWFTLDLPETTIQQIPAQQESTFAAIFKGHVLLAEDQPVNQRVAVTYLQKLGLEVDVAQNGQIAVQKALAKRYDVIFMDCQMPVMTGYDATKNIRAQQQGERTPIIALTAEGTSGERNTCLEVGMDDFLTKPLELERLIGALHRWIKTDAPILDLKALEKLKSYVVNNKSLTEALIEDFQNTAPGLVASMRTALDSGNLEEAQSAAHALKSTSATLGATALAGLSERIEDASDLDEAKALFAGVDEQLKKSLAELQKYSTRAAA, from the coding sequence ATGGATAAGTCTTCGTTATTCCATTTTCTATTAAGGCAATTCGGAACGCAGTTTGGGGTGATCCTCCTGATTGCTTCCAGCGTTTACTATTTCCAGGGAAATACCTCCAAGGAAGATCTCTATAGTCTTGCGATGCTCATGCAAACCCGTCAAGCCGTCGAGCAGGCGAACTTTCTAAGTCAGCAGTACCTCAATTCGGGCAAAGTGAAAGATCTTGATGAGTACAACAAATCTATCGTGCAGATGGGAAAAGTCGTCAGTGAGCTTGCGGATGGGCTTAAAAAATTTCCGGATCATCAAAAGAAGTTCGCTGAAATTCAGAAAAAGACGCGGGTTTATTTTGTTGCGATGAATGAGCGCCTTGAGAAACGTCAGCGCAGTGGCGTTGGTCATGGAGACCGCGAAATTGCCAATGCCGATGGCTTGAATGAAGTGCTGAATCTGATCGATGTTATGAATCGGGATATTCGCGACAATACTCTGCAGCCGTTGACGGTCGCGGGTAAAACTTATCCGCTGTCCTTGTGGTATTACCTAGTGGGCATGGTGATTGCGGTGTACTCAATCTTGATGAGTTATCGTTTTCAGACAGCTCTTCAAGAGGAGCAGAAGAAGGATATTTCGGATCTAAAAATTCAGTCGATCCTGTTGGATGGTATCCTGAATAGTATTAGCGAAGCCCTCGTAGTTGTTGATGATCAGGGGCGCTTCACGCGTTACAACACGGCTGCGCAGAGAATTATCGGCAACAAAACAAAAAGTATTTCTTCCGAGCAGGATGCTCAGGACTTTGGTTTCTTTGATGTGAATACCATGCAACAACTGTCCGTGAACGAACTGCCTTTTGCTCGGGCGCTTCGAGGAGAGCAGGTCGAAGACCTCGAGATCATGGTTCATAACGAAGCGAATCCACAGGGAATGTATATCAGTATCAGTAGCCGCTATTTGCGTGATATTGACGGCAGTATTCACGGAGCGCTTGCGGTTTTCCGCGACATTAGCCGCCGGAAAGCGACGGAGCAGGAATGGCTGCGCGCGCGTGAATCCGCTTTAGAAACGGCTCGTAAAAAATCTGACTTCCTCGCGGCGATGAGCCATGAGATCCGCACTCCGATGAATGGTGTGATCGGGATGTCGACTTTGCTTGCAGAGACGAAGATGACTGAAGAACAGAAAGACTATGTTGGGACAATTAAACGTTCTGCGGAAGCACTGCTGCGTCTGATTAATGATATTTTGGATCATTCAAAAATTGAGGCCGGCAAAATTCAGATTAATCCTCGTCCATTTGATCTACGTCAGATGTGTGAAGATATTATGGAGCTTTTTCATCCCGCAGTTCGCGAGAAAAATATTGGCCTTGAAATTAGTTATCTGGGCCGCGAAGAATGGGCCTTTGTCGCAGATCCTGAAAGGCTGCGCCAGATCCTTGTGAACTTGATCGGTAATGCAGTGAAGTTTACAGAAAAAGGCTATGTGCGCGTGGTGGTTGAGTGTCAGAAGTCCTATGCCGGAAAATCTTCTTTGAAGTTCTCGGTGACGGATACAGGGGCGGGCCTCAGCGAAGAAGAGAGTCAGTTGCTCTTCCAAAAATACGTTCAGACAAAGTCAGGAATGAAGTTCGGCGGCACCGGTTTAGGTCTGTCGATTTGCCGTCAGCTCGTAGAGTTGATGGGAGGGCAGATCGGTTTGAGCAGTAAATTGGGCTTAGGCTCGACATTTTGGTTTACGTTAGATTTACCGGAGACGACGATTCAGCAGATTCCAGCACAGCAAGAAAGTACTTTTGCCGCCATCTTCAAGGGGCATGTCTTGTTGGCAGAAGATCAGCCGGTCAATCAGCGCGTTGCCGTGACCTATTTGCAGAAGCTCGGGCTTGAAGTGGATGTCGCGCAAAATGGCCAGATTGCCGTGCAGAAGGCCCTGGCGAAACGTTACGACGTGATCTTTATGGACTGTCAGATGCCTGTGATGACCGGTTATGATGCGACAAAAAATATTCGCGCTCAACAGCAGGGCGAGCGGACTCCGATTATCGCGTTGACGGCAGAGGGAACGAGCGGTGAGCGCAATACTTGCCTTGAGGTCGGGATGGATGACTTCTTGACGAAGCCTCTGGAGCTGGAACGCTTGATCGGGGCTTTGCATCGCTGGATTAAAACCGATGCACCTATTTTAGATTTAAAGGCTTTGGAAAAATTAAAATCATACGTTGTGAACAACAAGAGTTTGACTGAAGCCTTGATTGAGGACTTTCAGAATACGGCTCCAGGCTTGGTCGCAAGTATGAGAACAGCTTTAGATTCCGGGAATTTAGAAGAAGCTCAATCGGCGGCGCATGCGTTGAAATCAACCAGCGCGACGCTGGGAGCGACAGCTTTAGCGGGGCTCAGCGAGCGCATTGAAGATGCGTCGGACTTGGATGAAGCCAAGGCGCTATTTGCCGGTGTGGATGAACAATTAAAGAAAAGTCTGGCCGAGTTGCAAAAATACTCAACTCGGGCAGCGGCGTAA
- a CDS encoding response regulator: MAHILIVDDQQSVLMTLEALLKSDNHLVTACTNAIDAMDKLNKEPYDMVISDVVMSVGGTGLALLRTIRGQPKIAKIPVILLTGKREKSDVEKGIQAGADDYVVKPIDPALLLAKIKDILSRSVQAAPRFAEAAVNMKAEMETKTDIISISELGCTLKSNVFASPGAVIKIHSDVFKDIGIANPTLRIISVEEAASADGFRKFTGNFVGLSEKELTPLRLWIRAKMRAA, translated from the coding sequence ATGGCGCACATTCTTATTGTCGACGACCAACAAAGCGTATTGATGACATTGGAAGCTCTTTTAAAGAGCGATAATCATCTTGTTACTGCCTGTACCAATGCAATCGATGCCATGGATAAGTTGAATAAAGAACCTTATGACATGGTGATCTCTGATGTGGTGATGTCTGTTGGGGGCACAGGGCTTGCACTTCTTCGCACCATCCGTGGGCAGCCGAAGATTGCGAAGATTCCGGTGATTTTGTTGACCGGAAAGCGCGAGAAGTCGGATGTTGAAAAAGGTATTCAGGCCGGTGCGGATGACTACGTTGTAAAACCTATTGATCCGGCGTTGTTGCTGGCGAAGATCAAAGATATTTTGTCCCGTTCTGTTCAGGCAGCACCACGCTTTGCGGAGGCCGCCGTAAACATGAAGGCTGAGATGGAAACTAAAACCGATATCATTTCTATTTCTGAATTGGGCTGCACATTGAAATCGAATGTCTTTGCTTCACCTGGCGCCGTGATTAAAATTCATAGCGATGTTTTCAAAGACATTGGTATTGCGAATCCTACTCTGAGAATTATTTCTGTCGAAGAGGCGGCGAGTGCCGATGGTTTCCGTAAGTTTACAGGGAACTTCGTGGGCCTCAGTGAAAAAGAACTGACTCCGCTGCGCCTTTGGATCCGCGCGAAAATGCGAGCCGCGTAG
- a CDS encoding TIGR02147 family protein → MAKQDDEVPQIKNYLSITSFLQDIYLYRKSLNAGFSYESWAAEIGFKSRSFLKMLIDGERAITAPTAETLCDAFSFSMEERSYFRLLVSYCQARDNEEKELYLEKIFENLGQHRDLTEIVHYNEFLSSKELPKLLVLLSFSDLDKSPAGLAGFLKQSVEHVDQNLAKLRKLELASVNATTGQWEPTKKNFKVPKSFSNRALTHYHNESLLEAIEAQKLPPHLRRFRSLLLPLEEEGFEKLLNDIESLISKSVAKYDSEKLEGKRLYKMNINLHPVTEKHAAHNSEHESTETCSQG, encoded by the coding sequence ATGGCAAAACAAGACGATGAAGTCCCTCAGATCAAAAACTATCTTTCTATTACTTCCTTTCTGCAAGATATCTACCTCTATAGAAAATCTCTGAATGCCGGTTTCTCCTATGAGAGCTGGGCCGCGGAGATTGGTTTTAAGAGCCGGTCTTTTTTGAAAATGCTTATTGATGGCGAGCGTGCGATCACCGCTCCTACAGCAGAGACCTTGTGTGATGCTTTTTCTTTTTCAATGGAGGAGCGCTCTTACTTCCGCCTGCTTGTGAGCTATTGCCAAGCTCGTGATAATGAAGAAAAAGAACTCTATCTTGAAAAGATTTTTGAAAATCTTGGACAGCACCGTGATTTAACAGAGATTGTGCACTACAATGAGTTTCTGTCTTCGAAGGAGTTGCCAAAGCTTTTGGTTCTTTTAAGTTTTAGTGATCTTGATAAATCACCGGCGGGGCTTGCGGGGTTCTTAAAACAGTCCGTCGAACACGTGGATCAAAACCTCGCAAAATTGAGAAAGCTTGAGCTGGCTTCTGTGAATGCAACCACCGGCCAATGGGAGCCAACAAAGAAGAACTTCAAAGTGCCGAAGAGCTTTTCAAATAGAGCGCTGACTCATTACCATAATGAATCTCTTTTGGAGGCCATTGAAGCACAAAAGTTGCCGCCGCATCTTCGCCGATTCCGAAGCTTGTTATTACCTTTGGAAGAAGAGGGCTTTGAGAAGCTTTTGAATGACATTGAGTCTTTGATTTCAAAAAGTGTGGCTAAATACGATAGCGAGAAGTTGGAAGGCAAGCGCCTTTACAAGATGAACATCAATTTGCATCCCGTGACCGAAAAGCATGCTGCTCACAATTCTGAGCACGAGTCGACCGAGACGTGTTCTCAAGGGTGA
- a CDS encoding GIY-YIG nuclease family protein: MSFQDYFFLDLQTTGAKPDNSNVLEIAWGDDSSTKSFLIAQPEGTKVPYRIQAITGITDEDMEEAKPLDEVLSIFAEDQQAVAIIHFAQFEKPFLKHIFGEELPFEVICTHEIAKRLMPNLPSRGIKGLAGYFGYNAGDVKRGQSYINATRVIWQGLTKMLAEKGITNFTELRAWLAETPKEKRTKYEYPLPKEKRLSLPDQPGIYRMISQWGEVLYVGKATSLKSRVNSYFRGQKNRDPRKLEMLTQTWDLVVTPCNSPLESALLETDEIKRLNPRYNISLKTGNRALVFFNRDFTSISFAQDKEHTLGPFSSAMAFDSMLKLAESLQQNDFNTLMFYEEMDPELLKEGFKIFCERHDFEPYIFSSMRSILAVGLWWYRKQQEEEILEDTEEEILEEEENEEIPLTAEDVADKFERHFIRAGATYNRVRRLTTLLNSDIDFQLAKSKTSYRLIIRGGQIKSEAEPNRDPASHSWQGLATDHYIATYDRMSVLQSELDKIKAQNGTVHIHKVH; this comes from the coding sequence ATGAGCTTCCAGGATTATTTCTTTCTCGATCTGCAAACGACTGGTGCTAAACCTGACAATAGCAATGTTCTGGAAATCGCCTGGGGCGATGACAGTTCCACAAAAAGCTTTTTGATCGCACAGCCAGAGGGCACAAAGGTGCCTTACCGCATTCAAGCCATCACCGGTATTACTGATGAAGACATGGAAGAGGCAAAACCTCTCGACGAGGTGTTAAGCATTTTCGCTGAAGACCAGCAAGCTGTCGCCATCATTCACTTCGCCCAGTTTGAAAAACCTTTCCTCAAGCACATCTTCGGCGAAGAACTTCCCTTTGAAGTCATCTGTACACATGAAATCGCTAAGCGCCTGATGCCGAATCTGCCGAGTCGAGGCATCAAGGGGCTTGCAGGATATTTTGGCTATAACGCGGGCGATGTGAAACGCGGCCAAAGCTACATCAACGCCACTCGCGTGATCTGGCAGGGCCTCACCAAAATGCTTGCGGAAAAAGGCATTACGAATTTTACCGAGCTTCGCGCTTGGCTCGCGGAAACGCCCAAAGAGAAACGTACAAAATACGAATACCCACTTCCGAAAGAAAAGCGTCTCAGCCTGCCCGATCAGCCTGGTATCTACCGCATGATCAGCCAGTGGGGAGAAGTTCTCTACGTCGGTAAAGCAACCTCGCTCAAAAGCCGCGTGAACAGCTATTTCCGCGGACAAAAGAATCGCGATCCACGCAAGCTTGAAATGCTCACGCAAACTTGGGACCTGGTTGTTACTCCATGCAATAGTCCGCTGGAATCAGCCCTGCTTGAAACGGACGAGATCAAACGGCTGAATCCGCGTTACAATATCAGTCTTAAAACCGGCAATCGCGCTTTGGTTTTTTTTAATCGCGATTTTACCTCGATCAGCTTTGCTCAAGACAAAGAACACACTCTTGGGCCCTTTTCGAGTGCCATGGCTTTTGATTCGATGCTAAAACTCGCAGAATCTCTGCAGCAAAATGATTTCAATACACTGATGTTCTATGAAGAAATGGATCCAGAGCTTCTCAAAGAGGGTTTTAAGATCTTCTGCGAACGCCACGATTTTGAACCGTATATATTTAGCTCGATGCGCTCGATTCTCGCAGTCGGTCTTTGGTGGTACCGAAAGCAACAAGAAGAGGAAATCTTAGAAGACACCGAGGAAGAAATCCTCGAAGAGGAAGAGAACGAAGAAATCCCGCTCACTGCAGAAGATGTTGCCGATAAATTCGAGCGTCACTTTATCCGCGCAGGCGCTACCTACAATCGTGTACGTCGCCTCACGACGCTGCTAAATTCGGATATCGACTTCCAGCTCGCAAAAAGTAAAACAAGTTACCGTCTGATCATTCGCGGCGGACAAATAAAATCAGAGGCAGAGCCAAATCGAGATCCCGCCTCTCATTCATGGCAAGGTCTTGCCACTGATCATTACATTGCTACCTATGACCGTATGTCCGTGCTTCAGAGCGAGCTTGATAAAATCAAAGCTCAGAATGGCACGGTTCACATTCACAAAGTTCATTAG